GCCGCCTGCATCCGCTGCATAAACTTCCGCATGGCCAAGGACATCCCTTCCTGGTCCTCATCGTCCCAGGCCTCTTCATCAAAGTCCCCTTCGGTCTCTTCGCCCTCTTCGTCCTCTGGAATCGCTTCCTCGGCTGCGGGTACCGCAGTTTCCTCGGTTTCCACTTCCTCTTCCTCAGGAAGTCCAGGGGCCACTGCCACCTCTTCCTGTTCCACTACTTCTGCCGGCTCCTCTGTGGGCTCCTCTTCAGGCAGCTCCACGACGGGCACCAGTTCTTCTTCCAAAACCTCTCCCGCCGGTTCCACCATTGATGCCTCTTGCTCCGGCTCTTCGGAAGTGAAGCTACCGAAGATCTGCCTTGCGGCAAGCTCCTGCATTTCACTTTCGCTCTTGATATCGATCTTCCAACCGGTAAGCTTCGCCGCCAGCCGCGCGTTTTGTCCTTCTTTACCAATGGCCAGGGACAACTGATTATCCGGCACCACCGCCCGGGCCTGTTTTTCCTTAAGGTTAATGATCACCTTGGAAACCTTGGCGGGACTCAACGCCCGGGCCACAAAGGAGCCGGGATCCGGATGATAGGGAATGATATCGATCTTCTCCCCCCGCAGTTCCCGTACGATGGTTTGGACCCGCATCCCCCGGTTGCCCACACAGGCCCCCACTGGATCCACCCGGGGATCCCGGGAAGATACGGCGATCTTCGACCGGTACCCCGCCTCCCGGGCAATGGCGTTAATCTCCACCACTCCCTCGTGGATTTCGGGCACCTCCATCTCAAACAGTCGTTTAAGTAGATTGGGGTGGGTACGGGAGACAATAACCTGGGGACCCTTAGTGGTCTTGCGGACCTCGG
The nucleotide sequence above comes from Bacillota bacterium. Encoded proteins:
- the nusA gene encoding transcription termination/antitermination protein NusA; translation: MNVDLLGALKELEKERGISRAVLFEAIEAAILSAYKRHYGTSENAFVTIDETTGNIRVYARKRVVEEVTSEETEISLEEAKLIDPRYEPDDVIDIEVTPKDFGRIAAQNAKQVVVQRIREAERSAIYEEFSSREGDIVTCVVYRHEGPNVIVDLGKTEGILLPSDQIRHEPYNQGVRLKVYISEVRKTTKGPQVIVSRTHPNLLKRLFEMEVPEIHEGVVEINAIAREAGYRSKIAVSSRDPRVDPVGACVGNRGMRVQTIVRELRGEKIDIIPYHPDPGSFVARALSPAKVSKVIINLKEKQARAVVPDNQLSLAIGKEGQNARLAAKLTGWKIDIKSESEMQELAARQIFGSFTSEEPEQEASMVEPAGEVLEEELVPVVELPEEEPTEEPAEVVEQEEVAVAPGLPEEEEVETEETAVPAAEEAIPEDEEGEETEGDFDEEAWDDEDQEGMSLAMRKFMQRMQAAKKMQKTQKKTKAKEQEKEQEQAGEKVIRSLADLDPNDFR